From a single Bacillus pumilus genomic region:
- a CDS encoding 5'-nucleotidase C-terminal domain-containing protein — protein sequence MKRVLSIRMICCFVLVIFSLQSILPSMITGGEVSAAEKKEMVWKQKKIVQIKKARQLIGETVTVSGIVTADQSAIGNGKLSTYIQDKSAGINIYSAQPNQFPELKAGMKVTVTGKITSYKGLIEIVPDQDRLKIDAVNQTLPKPKRVSVKQLETDQAGKHEGRLVKVKGYVETKPDQPAGGGYNVVIVDKKYHSSILRVMVDTNAIDEVKAGKWYEFTGVLSRYDTLQVLPRHKKDIKLLKHQAKPPKIKKEYKATVDRVVDGDTIHLKKPVLGTTKVRFVNMDTPETYHKPKNELDQNQLRFGQQATDYLKTLLSSGDQVTLKIGPEAKDSYGRLLAQVKTKKGLNTNLELVKKGYAPTYFIWPVGDEKDYQSFQKAVKDAKEQGLGIWNEADPLLEQPFEFRAREQKKGLTRYVGDSSVKTYVSPDSWKEINVDKRIFFASKEEAEQAGYQPAKDAGEVPLTILSMNDLHGKIDQEYELDLKGDGSKGMYGRMDYVAAYLKQKQAAQKNTITVHAGDMIGGSSPISSLLQDEPTVELMENIGFDVGTVGNHEFDEGVDELLRILKGGDHPKGTKGYDGQNFPLVCANCEYKETGKPLLPAYEIIDVEGIPVAFIGVVTKSAAGMVMPEGIKDIQFTDEVKAVNEATKELKQKGVRAIAVLAHMTASQNGETITGESAKLAKEGDDEIDVIFAGHNHEVVNGEVNGKLIVQAFEYGKAIGEVNVTLDRKTKDMVKKSANIKYVDQSGIEKDKEAADILAHYGKEVEPIISEVVGEAGVKMEGGYSNDGDTPLGNLIADGMRYSMKSDFAMMNGGGIRQNLEKGPITWGDLFNIQPFGNVLVKLEIKGKDLVEIIEAQISPQFGPDYSISGFSYSYDPVTYKVVDLKLSNGSAVAFDQTYTLTVNNFMATATGSKYAPIGSLGKNPETGPEDLEATVAFVKSFEGASIVYQKEGRIQKAKQEEKAAS from the coding sequence ATGAAACGAGTGCTATCCATTCGAATGATCTGTTGTTTCGTTTTGGTGATCTTTAGTTTGCAATCCATACTGCCGAGCATGATTACAGGAGGCGAGGTCAGCGCAGCTGAAAAGAAGGAAATGGTTTGGAAGCAAAAAAAGATCGTGCAGATCAAAAAAGCCCGTCAGTTGATAGGGGAGACCGTAACGGTAAGCGGAATTGTCACAGCAGATCAATCCGCAATAGGTAATGGTAAACTATCCACATACATTCAAGACAAATCAGCTGGAATCAATATTTATTCAGCACAGCCCAATCAATTCCCAGAACTAAAGGCAGGCATGAAGGTGACAGTAACTGGTAAGATCACGTCCTATAAAGGACTGATTGAAATTGTGCCAGATCAAGATCGCCTGAAGATAGATGCTGTAAATCAAACTTTGCCAAAGCCGAAGCGGGTATCTGTGAAGCAACTAGAAACGGATCAAGCCGGAAAACATGAAGGACGGCTTGTGAAAGTCAAAGGCTATGTTGAGACAAAACCAGATCAGCCGGCTGGCGGTGGATACAATGTCGTGATTGTTGATAAAAAATATCATAGCTCCATTCTGAGAGTGATGGTTGATACAAATGCCATTGATGAGGTAAAGGCGGGGAAATGGTACGAGTTCACAGGCGTGCTAAGCAGGTATGATACGCTTCAGGTGCTACCAAGACATAAGAAGGATATCAAACTGCTCAAACACCAGGCAAAGCCGCCAAAGATCAAGAAAGAATATAAAGCAACAGTTGACCGTGTGGTGGATGGAGATACAATTCATTTAAAGAAGCCTGTTCTAGGTACAACAAAGGTGCGTTTTGTAAATATGGACACGCCGGAAACGTATCATAAGCCAAAAAATGAATTAGATCAAAACCAATTACGTTTTGGACAGCAGGCGACTGACTATTTAAAAACACTTCTTTCAAGCGGCGACCAAGTCACATTAAAGATTGGTCCTGAAGCGAAGGACAGCTATGGACGTCTTTTAGCTCAAGTGAAAACGAAAAAAGGTTTAAATACAAATTTAGAGCTTGTGAAAAAAGGGTATGCCCCTACTTATTTCATCTGGCCAGTTGGAGATGAAAAGGACTATCAGTCGTTTCAAAAAGCAGTAAAGGATGCAAAAGAACAAGGACTGGGGATTTGGAATGAAGCGGACCCTCTACTGGAACAGCCATTTGAATTTAGAGCACGTGAACAGAAAAAGGGACTGACACGCTACGTCGGTGATTCATCAGTGAAAACCTACGTATCGCCTGACAGCTGGAAAGAAATCAATGTGGATAAAAGGATCTTTTTTGCTTCCAAGGAAGAAGCAGAGCAGGCTGGCTATCAGCCGGCAAAGGACGCGGGCGAAGTCCCATTAACGATTTTAAGTATGAATGATTTACACGGTAAAATTGATCAAGAATACGAGCTGGATCTAAAAGGTGATGGCAGTAAAGGGATGTACGGAAGAATGGATTATGTGGCCGCCTATTTGAAGCAAAAACAAGCAGCACAAAAAAATACAATTACTGTCCATGCTGGAGATATGATTGGCGGGAGCTCTCCAATATCTTCTCTTCTGCAAGATGAACCAACCGTTGAACTCATGGAGAACATTGGCTTTGATGTTGGTACGGTCGGCAATCATGAGTTCGATGAAGGGGTGGACGAGCTATTACGTATTTTAAAGGGCGGGGATCATCCCAAAGGTACAAAGGGGTATGACGGACAGAATTTTCCGCTCGTTTGTGCAAATTGTGAATACAAGGAAACAGGCAAGCCGCTTTTACCAGCTTATGAAATCATCGATGTTGAAGGAATTCCAGTTGCATTTATCGGTGTTGTGACCAAGTCAGCCGCAGGAATGGTCATGCCAGAAGGGATTAAAGACATTCAGTTTACAGATGAAGTCAAAGCCGTGAATGAAGCCACGAAGGAACTAAAACAAAAAGGGGTTAGAGCCATAGCGGTTTTAGCTCATATGACAGCCTCTCAAAATGGCGAGACCATCACTGGAGAAAGTGCAAAGCTTGCCAAAGAAGGTGATGATGAAATTGACGTCATCTTTGCAGGGCATAATCACGAAGTGGTCAATGGAGAGGTCAATGGGAAATTAATTGTTCAAGCCTTTGAATATGGGAAGGCGATTGGTGAAGTCAATGTCACACTGGACCGTAAAACGAAGGATATGGTCAAAAAGAGTGCAAATATCAAGTATGTAGACCAGTCTGGTATTGAAAAGGATAAGGAAGCAGCGGACATCTTGGCGCATTACGGGAAAGAAGTTGAGCCAATTATTAGTGAAGTGGTTGGAGAAGCTGGCGTCAAAATGGAAGGCGGCTATTCAAATGATGGAGACACGCCGCTCGGAAACCTGATTGCAGATGGTATGAGGTATTCCATGAAAAGCGATTTTGCTATGATGAATGGAGGCGGCATTAGACAAAACCTCGAAAAAGGGCCGATTACGTGGGGAGATTTGTTTAACATTCAGCCATTCGGCAATGTTTTAGTCAAGCTTGAGATTAAGGGGAAAGACTTAGTTGAGATCATAGAAGCACAAATTTCACCACAATTTGGACCAGATTATAGTATTTCAGGCTTTTCATATTCTTATGATCCGGTAACATATAAAGTAGTCGATTTGAAGCTGTCCAACGGTTCAGCCGTTGCTTTCGATCAAACGTATACTCTCACGGTGAATAACTTTATGGCAACTGCAACTGGTAGTAAATATGCGCCAATAGGAAGCCTTGGGAAAAATCCTGAAACAGGCCCAGAAGACTTAGAAGCCACTGTCGCTTTTGTCAAAAGCTTTGAGGGAGCTTCCATTGTGTATCAAAAAGAGGGACGAATTCAAAAAGCAAAACAAGAAGAAAAAGCAGCAAGCTAA
- a CDS encoding class D sortase, giving the protein MKKWLALTVMIAGIVLLGWGMWQIASTHLQTAQSLEEAKKVVAGDQGMSKKQFAPEVGKASGILTIPKLKADLPIVEGTDADDLAKGVGHYKGSYYPDQNGQIVLSGHRDTVFRRTGELDIGDQLKMTVPYGEFIYEITHTKIVDQHDTSIITLQNEKEELILTTCYPFHFVGNAPERYIMYAKRTSE; this is encoded by the coding sequence ATGAAAAAGTGGCTTGCACTGACTGTCATGATTGCAGGGATCGTCCTGCTCGGCTGGGGAATGTGGCAAATCGCTTCTACTCATCTTCAAACAGCACAATCATTAGAAGAAGCGAAGAAGGTCGTAGCGGGCGATCAAGGGATGTCCAAAAAGCAATTTGCTCCTGAAGTGGGGAAAGCCTCTGGCATTCTGACGATTCCAAAGTTAAAAGCAGACCTTCCCATTGTCGAAGGGACGGATGCGGATGATCTTGCAAAGGGAGTAGGACACTACAAAGGCAGTTATTATCCTGATCAGAATGGACAAATTGTCCTTTCTGGCCACCGTGATACGGTGTTTCGCCGGACAGGCGAACTGGATATTGGAGATCAGCTGAAAATGACGGTGCCGTATGGTGAATTTATATATGAAATCACACATACGAAAATTGTCGATCAGCATGATACATCCATTATTACTTTGCAGAATGAAAAGGAAGAGCTTATCCTAACGACCTGCTATCCTTTTCATTTCGTCGGCAATGCGCCAGAGCGGTATATTATGTATGCAAAAAGAACGTCTGAATAA
- a CDS encoding RluA family pseudouridine synthase — MNIKGHMLSLKVDELHHNTSLSHFLKTAVSASKPVIHYWMEHQKVRLNQKPAHQAAKVCTGDQIIIDLFETEESDVTPEYGELEVLFEDEHLFIVQKPAGLPTHPNEQGQTGTLANLVAFHFQANGEEKRVRHIHRLDQDTSGTVIFAKHRLAHAALDQMLSKKMITRTYIAIAEGLFKKKKGTIDEAIGRDKHHAVRRRISPTGQKAVTHFQVMDMNKRLQLTAVKLQLETGRTHQIRVHLSSLGYPLAGDTLYGGVRKHINRCALHAKEVDMKHPFTGEHLTIEAPLPPDMAQLMNQIIH; from the coding sequence ATGAACATAAAAGGACATATGCTCTCACTCAAAGTAGATGAGCTTCATCATAACACTTCACTCAGTCATTTTTTAAAAACAGCCGTGTCTGCCTCAAAGCCAGTTATCCATTATTGGATGGAGCATCAAAAAGTTCGTTTGAATCAAAAACCTGCTCATCAAGCGGCAAAAGTCTGTACAGGTGATCAAATCATCATTGATTTATTTGAAACAGAAGAAAGTGATGTGACACCAGAATACGGTGAGTTAGAGGTGCTTTTTGAGGACGAGCATCTATTCATTGTCCAAAAGCCCGCTGGTCTGCCCACTCATCCGAATGAACAAGGACAAACGGGTACACTAGCTAATCTTGTCGCCTTCCATTTTCAAGCAAATGGAGAAGAAAAGCGGGTGAGACATATCCATAGACTTGATCAAGACACAAGCGGCACCGTCATTTTCGCAAAGCATAGATTAGCCCATGCGGCTCTTGATCAAATGCTTTCTAAAAAAATGATCACCCGAACGTACATCGCCATCGCAGAGGGACTTTTCAAAAAAAAGAAAGGGACCATTGATGAAGCCATCGGCCGTGACAAACACCATGCCGTCAGACGCAGAATCTCCCCTACTGGACAAAAAGCTGTGACGCATTTTCAGGTCATGGACATGAATAAACGTCTGCAATTGACAGCCGTTAAACTGCAATTAGAGACAGGTAGAACGCATCAAATTCGTGTCCACCTTAGTAGCCTCGGGTATCCGTTAGCTGGCGATACCTTATATGGCGGTGTTCGTAAACACATCAATAGATGCGCTCTTCACGCCAAAGAAGTTGATATGAAGCACCCTTTTACAGGTGAGCATCTCACCATAGAAGCTCCTCTACCACCAGATATGGCCCAGCTCATGAATCAAATCATCCATTAA
- a CDS encoding DUF5365 family protein translates to MRLMKAATDLQEQAIEEISKDVEDLLAHAVNGKHLDMYQKDHPFTFIDGVYNGTMDDAFRILSGLQLLHTIIVKPKRQITKRDRELFERNREQVNASGFSFPFDLDDFVSRHLQNA, encoded by the coding sequence GTGAGATTAATGAAAGCTGCTACAGACCTTCAAGAGCAGGCAATTGAAGAAATATCAAAGGATGTTGAAGATCTTCTTGCCCATGCTGTCAATGGAAAGCATCTAGATATGTATCAAAAAGACCACCCTTTTACTTTTATTGATGGCGTATATAACGGGACGATGGATGATGCTTTTCGTATTTTATCGGGACTTCAGCTATTACATACCATTATTGTTAAACCGAAACGTCAAATCACAAAACGAGATCGTGAGCTATTCGAGCGAAACCGTGAGCAGGTCAATGCCAGCGGATTTTCTTTTCCGTTTGATCTCGACGATTTCGTTAGCCGTCACCTTCAAAATGCGTAA
- a CDS encoding HAD family hydrolase: MVKAIIFDFDGLILDTETHEYEVLQEMFAEHESDLPLSVWGKVIGTQAGFKPFEYLEKQIGKTLDHEALTADRHSRFQMRMKDESARPGVEAYLEAAKELGIKIGLASSSDYKWVSDHLKQIGLFDYFECIRTSDDVEEVKPNPELYLQTARCLGVEPKDCVAFEDSVNGSVAAKRAGMKCVIVPNKVTSTLQFEEYDVRLESMAEIELLQLFHQLEKEDQ; encoded by the coding sequence TTGGTAAAGGCGATTATTTTTGATTTTGACGGATTAATTTTAGATACAGAAACACATGAATATGAGGTTTTACAAGAAATGTTTGCGGAGCACGAGTCAGATCTGCCTCTTTCCGTATGGGGCAAGGTCATTGGCACGCAGGCAGGCTTTAAGCCATTTGAATATTTGGAAAAGCAGATAGGGAAGACGCTCGATCATGAGGCACTTACAGCGGACCGGCATTCACGTTTTCAAATGAGAATGAAGGACGAATCAGCAAGACCGGGCGTAGAAGCTTATTTAGAAGCAGCAAAAGAGCTTGGGATCAAGATTGGACTTGCTTCCAGCTCAGATTATAAATGGGTGTCTGATCACCTAAAGCAGATTGGTCTTTTTGATTACTTTGAATGTATCCGCACGTCAGATGATGTGGAAGAAGTAAAGCCAAATCCTGAGCTTTATTTGCAAACAGCACGCTGCTTAGGAGTAGAACCGAAAGATTGCGTGGCATTTGAAGATTCTGTAAATGGATCGGTTGCTGCCAAACGAGCAGGCATGAAGTGCGTCATCGTCCCAAACAAAGTGACGAGCACGCTACAGTTTGAAGAATATGATGTCAGATTAGAATCAATGGCTGAAATTGAATTGCTCCAGCTATTCCATCAGCTTGAAAAAGAGGATCAGTAA
- a CDS encoding bifunctional GNAT family N-acetyltransferase/carbon-nitrogen hydrolase family protein yields the protein MAEKLDLTRFEKRMVIRNIREDDIDRIIALQEVCFPGMDPWKREHLESHLEHFPEGQFCAEFEGEIIGSCSSLLINFDEYDDRHTWQDITDDGYITNHNPDGMNMYGIEVMVSPEYRRMKIGHRLYEARKDLARRLNLKSIIIGGRIPNYHKYQDEMTPRQYVEQVMLHQIYDPVLSFQLLNEFSLMRINPNYLPDDKASSTYATLMEWNNVDYRPQSKRYYKSAFPVRICVIQYAMKQIHSFEEFMNQVEYYVDVASDASADFAVFPEIFTTQLMSYLEERSPSLAVQRITEYTEDYINLFTDLSVKYNINIIGGSHFVEEEGKIYNIAYLFRRDGTIEKQYKLHITPNERKWWGISAGDQVRVFDTDCGKIAIQICYDIEFPELARIAADKGAKIIFTPFCTEDRQGYLRVRYCAQARAVENQIYTVISGTVGNLPQTENMDVQYAQSAIFAPSDFEFARDGIVGECNPNIEMVVVGDVDLEILRRQRQDGTVRQLKDRRRDVYHIEYKK from the coding sequence ATGGCAGAAAAACTAGACTTAACACGGTTTGAAAAAAGAATGGTCATCCGGAATATCCGGGAAGATGATATTGACCGAATTATTGCTTTACAAGAGGTATGCTTTCCAGGCATGGACCCTTGGAAACGAGAGCATCTTGAAAGCCATCTTGAGCATTTCCCAGAAGGGCAGTTTTGTGCTGAATTCGAGGGAGAAATCATTGGCTCTTGTTCAAGTTTATTAATTAACTTTGATGAATACGATGATCGCCACACTTGGCAGGACATTACAGATGATGGGTACATCACAAATCATAATCCTGATGGGATGAATATGTACGGCATCGAAGTAATGGTGAGTCCTGAATACCGCCGCATGAAAATTGGGCATCGTCTGTATGAAGCAAGAAAAGACTTAGCGAGAAGATTAAATTTAAAAAGTATCATCATTGGCGGACGGATTCCAAATTATCATAAATACCAAGATGAAATGACACCGCGTCAGTATGTGGAGCAGGTGATGCTTCACCAAATCTATGATCCCGTTTTATCTTTTCAGCTGTTAAATGAATTTAGTCTCATGCGGATCAACCCGAATTATTTGCCGGATGATAAGGCATCCAGCACATATGCGACATTAATGGAATGGAACAATGTCGATTATCGCCCGCAATCGAAAAGATATTATAAATCGGCGTTCCCTGTCCGCATTTGCGTGATTCAATATGCGATGAAACAAATTCATTCCTTTGAGGAATTTATGAATCAGGTCGAGTATTATGTAGATGTCGCATCAGATGCGTCAGCTGACTTTGCCGTATTCCCTGAAATTTTTACGACGCAGCTTATGTCTTATTTAGAAGAGCGGTCACCAAGTCTTGCTGTACAGCGGATCACGGAATATACAGAGGACTACATTAATTTATTCACAGACCTTTCTGTGAAATATAACATTAATATCATCGGCGGTTCCCACTTTGTAGAAGAAGAAGGGAAAATCTACAATATTGCCTATTTATTCAGACGTGATGGAACGATTGAAAAGCAATATAAGCTTCACATCACGCCGAATGAAAGAAAATGGTGGGGGATTTCAGCTGGTGACCAAGTCCGGGTATTTGATACAGACTGCGGCAAAATTGCGATCCAAATTTGCTACGATATTGAATTTCCTGAGCTAGCCCGGATCGCAGCTGACAAAGGAGCAAAAATTATTTTCACTCCGTTCTGTACAGAAGACCGTCAAGGCTATTTAAGAGTACGTTATTGTGCACAGGCGAGAGCAGTTGAAAACCAGATTTATACCGTCATCTCGGGAACAGTCGGGAACCTTCCGCAAACTGAAAATATGGATGTTCAATATGCACAATCAGCTATATTTGCCCCATCAGACTTTGAATTTGCAAGAGATGGGATTGTAGGAGAGTGTAATCCGAATATTGAGATGGTTGTCGTTGGTGATGTCGATTTAGAAATTTTAAGAAGACAAAGACAAGATGGCACCGTACGCCAGCTGAAAGACCGAAGAAGAGATGTGTACCATATTGAATATAAGAAATAA
- a CDS encoding VOC family protein, with protein sequence MGRETKHMYINLPVKHVKESRAFFEQLGFDFEEQFSNDQAACLVMDDTITVMLLSVKHFQSISEKQVVDARQSSEVIISMRVESREEVDELVEQAMAAGGSPFKEKQDHEFMYGWSFQDLDGHLWEVFYMNDERSSLS encoded by the coding sequence ATGGGACGAGAAACTAAACATATGTATATCAATTTGCCGGTCAAGCATGTCAAGGAATCTAGGGCTTTTTTTGAACAGCTGGGTTTTGATTTCGAAGAGCAATTTTCGAATGATCAGGCAGCTTGCTTGGTCATGGATGACACGATCACAGTTATGCTGCTATCCGTTAAGCATTTCCAGTCCATTTCAGAGAAGCAAGTGGTGGATGCAAGGCAGTCATCAGAAGTCATTATCTCCATGAGGGTTGAATCACGAGAAGAGGTCGATGAGCTTGTTGAGCAGGCAATGGCAGCAGGTGGTTCACCGTTTAAGGAGAAGCAGGATCATGAATTCATGTATGGATGGAGCTTTCAGGATCTTGATGGTCATTTGTGGGAAGTGTTCTATATGAATGACGAAAGAAGCAGCCTTTCATAA
- a CDS encoding AEC family transporter — MEFLLVLLPVFGIFLIGYIGQKAIGFDIHTLSSMSLYLMSPFLAFETFYQNKVSMDYVYLSIFVVGLCVSLILCVFILSRIYGYSNETYCAMILSSAFMNNGNYGTPVVLLVFGAAGLDIAIVLMVLQQLVMSTIGMYYAAKGGEDAGDGKVVLKKVLRMPVAYGALLGLIFQLIDLSLPKELMTGVQLVGDAAIPTIMLILGMQLAVISFKQVDYRNISYAVLLKLFISPLIAFGFTLILPVDDLVKQIMILVAAMPTAANTTLMAVQFRTKPEFVSSTTFLSTILSIVTLPVLLWILSMHPLG, encoded by the coding sequence ATGGAATTTTTACTTGTCTTACTGCCAGTGTTCGGCATATTTCTCATTGGATATATCGGGCAGAAGGCCATTGGTTTTGACATACATACGCTCTCATCAATGTCTTTATATTTAATGTCACCATTTCTTGCGTTTGAAACTTTTTATCAAAACAAAGTGTCGATGGACTATGTGTATTTATCCATTTTTGTTGTCGGGCTTTGTGTTTCACTTATTTTATGTGTCTTTATTTTATCTCGTATTTATGGGTATTCGAATGAAACGTATTGTGCCATGATTCTGTCGTCAGCCTTTATGAACAATGGAAACTATGGCACGCCGGTTGTCTTGCTCGTCTTTGGGGCAGCTGGTTTGGATATTGCGATTGTGTTAATGGTACTGCAGCAGCTTGTCATGAGTACGATCGGCATGTACTATGCAGCAAAGGGCGGAGAGGATGCAGGGGATGGAAAGGTCGTGCTGAAAAAAGTGCTTCGTATGCCGGTTGCTTATGGGGCGCTCCTCGGTCTTATATTTCAGCTGATTGACCTTTCATTACCTAAAGAGCTAATGACGGGTGTTCAGCTTGTTGGGGATGCTGCGATACCTACAATTATGCTTATTTTAGGCATGCAGCTTGCTGTCATTTCTTTTAAGCAAGTGGATTATCGCAATATTTCATATGCTGTATTGCTGAAGCTGTTTATCTCACCACTGATTGCATTTGGTTTTACACTGATTTTACCGGTCGATGATTTGGTGAAACAAATTATGATCTTAGTTGCAGCCATGCCGACAGCGGCAAATACAACACTGATGGCCGTACAATTTCGAACGAAGCCTGAGTTTGTCTCAAGCACGACGTTTCTCAGTACAATCTTAAGTATCGTGACGTTACCAGTTTTATTATGGATTTTATCCATGCACCCTCTGGGATAG
- a CDS encoding PucR family transcriptional regulator has protein sequence MNVDIHFQVSDVLKTKHFAHAKVLAGEKGLFRQVKWVHVLEVPAVEDLLNGGELILTTAAGFHDQLDMFKEFLRQLIDSGAAGLCIEFVPLRFEVPEELLTYAEERDFPLILFTKEVKFVNITQHLHTMMIERQYQMMADLEALSSKLNELLLTPHPQMDILDQVYQHVRGILLLLPVQGEPIVLCDSSKQTEELVMNFLQYASLPKGYDVTQKQVLALKQTFADLVLIHQADTLSEFELLVLDKGANALAQQTLRELYTEELKKTKENEWLQKWFQEAHTEREIIEHLEETEGLKKPAGCVVMLFQKHHQIKEIAGNLYFLVSCRSIFQRAGFHLIAYEHQGQTLFILLNTRKKEDWKERAEKAANDIKQLYEREQPRGDVINFAIGQYFEQFQHMRKSFQAAKEVLHLKKVLPHRVESPFYQDLHMLRLMPVMKESGLLECMVKEYLEPVILNDNQNSGRLYQTLNLFLQTNGSKKETASQLYIVRQTLYHRLDKLHALLGEDMMQAPKRQALEFAILAYEFLQGSRR, from the coding sequence GTGAATGTAGATATTCATTTCCAGGTGAGTGACGTGCTAAAAACGAAGCATTTTGCGCATGCGAAAGTGTTAGCAGGGGAAAAAGGACTGTTTCGGCAGGTCAAATGGGTACATGTATTAGAAGTGCCTGCTGTAGAGGATTTATTAAATGGAGGCGAGCTCATATTAACAACCGCCGCAGGTTTCCATGATCAACTGGATATGTTTAAAGAGTTTCTCAGACAGTTGATTGATTCAGGGGCGGCAGGCTTGTGTATTGAATTTGTTCCGCTAAGATTCGAAGTGCCGGAAGAATTACTGACCTATGCAGAAGAAAGAGATTTCCCACTGATTCTATTTACAAAAGAAGTGAAGTTCGTCAACATCACGCAGCATCTTCATACGATGATGATCGAGCGTCAGTATCAAATGATGGCTGATTTAGAAGCCCTCTCATCAAAGCTGAATGAGCTCTTACTCACTCCGCATCCGCAGATGGATATTTTAGATCAAGTGTATCAGCATGTGAGGGGAATTCTTTTACTCCTCCCCGTTCAAGGCGAGCCGATTGTTTTATGTGATTCTTCCAAGCAAACCGAAGAACTGGTTATGAACTTTTTGCAGTATGCATCCTTGCCAAAGGGATACGATGTGACGCAAAAACAAGTCCTAGCGCTTAAACAAACCTTTGCAGACCTTGTGCTCATTCATCAAGCGGACACGCTCTCAGAATTTGAACTGCTTGTGCTGGATAAAGGAGCGAATGCCCTTGCCCAGCAAACATTAAGAGAGCTTTATACAGAAGAGCTAAAGAAGACAAAAGAGAATGAATGGCTGCAAAAATGGTTCCAAGAAGCCCATACAGAACGAGAAATCATTGAGCATCTTGAAGAAACAGAAGGATTAAAAAAGCCAGCTGGCTGCGTTGTCATGCTTTTTCAAAAGCATCATCAAATTAAAGAAATCGCAGGTAATCTCTACTTTCTTGTATCTTGCCGCTCTATCTTCCAGCGTGCAGGTTTTCATCTGATTGCTTATGAGCATCAAGGACAAACCTTATTTATTTTATTGAATACGAGAAAAAAAGAGGACTGGAAAGAGCGCGCAGAAAAGGCTGCAAACGACATCAAACAATTGTATGAGCGGGAGCAGCCCCGAGGGGACGTGATCAATTTTGCCATCGGTCAATATTTTGAACAATTTCAGCATATGAGAAAAAGCTTTCAAGCCGCCAAAGAAGTGCTGCATTTAAAAAAAGTGCTGCCCCACCGGGTGGAAAGCCCATTTTATCAGGATTTACATATGCTCCGTCTCATGCCTGTTATGAAGGAAAGCGGTCTACTTGAATGTATGGTGAAAGAGTATTTAGAGCCAGTGATTTTAAACGATAACCAAAATAGCGGAAGGCTTTATCAAACGCTCAATCTCTTCTTACAGACAAACGGTTCAAAAAAAGAAACCGCAAGCCAGCTCTATATTGTGAGGCAAACCCTTTATCATAGACTGGATAAACTGCATGCTTTGCTTGGTGAGGATATGATGCAAGCGCCGAAACGCCAGGCACTTGAATTTGCCATTCTTGCTTATGAATTCCTGCAAGGAAGTCGCCGTTAG